In Tepidisphaeraceae bacterium, a single window of DNA contains:
- a CDS encoding GNAT family N-acetyltransferase — MVIRPATAADVNFVNDIDATLEAAHYLHVDRAGEGLGRSWRLEPRPLRERAIRSYPLSEDAAFTLKQVASGADDGLALVAEHNEQLVALMLAQPDVARQTLRLIDLRVDYDFRRQGLATAMLFSAISHARETQLRAVATETLTDNQPAAAMLVKSGFELAGIDDHRNSNHDLVKETVTLFWYAAMD, encoded by the coding sequence ATGGTCATCCGCCCCGCCACTGCCGCCGACGTCAACTTCGTCAACGACATCGACGCCACGCTGGAGGCCGCGCATTACCTGCACGTCGACCGGGCGGGTGAAGGCCTCGGTCGCAGCTGGCGATTGGAACCGCGCCCGCTGCGCGAGCGGGCGATTCGATCATATCCACTGAGCGAGGACGCCGCGTTCACGCTGAAGCAAGTCGCCAGTGGCGCCGACGACGGCCTGGCGCTGGTGGCCGAGCACAACGAGCAGCTGGTCGCGCTAATGCTGGCCCAGCCGGATGTCGCCCGTCAGACGCTGCGCCTGATCGACCTGCGCGTCGACTACGACTTCCGCCGACAGGGCCTCGCGACGGCGATGTTGTTCTCGGCCATCAGCCACGCACGGGAAACGCAATTGCGTGCCGTGGCGACCGAGACGCTGACCGACAACCAGCCGGCCGCCGCGATGCTGGTCAAGAGCGGTTTCGAACTGGCGGGCATCGACGACCACCGCAACTCGAACCACGACTTAGTCAAGGAAACCGTGACGCTGTTCTGGTACGCCGCCATGGATTGA
- the miaB gene encoding tRNA (N6-isopentenyl adenosine(37)-C2)-methylthiotransferase MiaB encodes MPKKLYMETFGCQMNVLDSELVLGQLRGQGYVSTESRDDADVILYNTCSVREHAEQKVWSRLGELKERKAAKPDTVIGVIGCMAERDGTRLFERFPHVDLLCGPGELDKLVNLVHNAVVTNSVESEASGPADKQVALMGANVRRSSTLEAAEDNLELLDLSRSISSEDDVRQAYVRITRGCNKFCTYCVVPYTRGPEVHRPPQNIIDEVKRLADVGVREVTLLGQTINHYHFKHGDGRTTTFGQLLYMIHEAVPHLPRLRFVTSFPRDFTDEALQAMRDCERICRYLHVPAQHGSDRVLKMMNRGYTVGQYREFVERARGFMPDICLASDFIVGFPTETEEEFVQTVDLLRWARFKNSFIFKYSPRPGTIAIDRFADDIPDDVKRRRNTELLAAQGEVSAAVNAEMVGRTVQVLVEGESKLVSKQAVYPKSNVELGWASRSPAQSRQMTQMVGRTGGDQIVVFDAELTTKGELVDVEIVEAKNMTLFGKRLALATAPVATGA; translated from the coding sequence ATGCCAAAGAAGCTGTACATGGAGACCTTCGGTTGCCAGATGAACGTGCTCGACAGCGAGCTCGTCCTGGGGCAGCTGCGCGGACAGGGATACGTATCGACCGAGTCGCGCGACGACGCCGACGTCATCCTCTACAACACCTGCAGCGTGCGCGAGCATGCCGAGCAGAAGGTCTGGAGCCGCTTAGGCGAGCTGAAGGAACGCAAGGCGGCCAAGCCCGATACGGTCATCGGCGTCATCGGCTGCATGGCCGAGCGTGATGGCACACGGCTGTTCGAGCGGTTCCCGCACGTCGATTTGCTCTGCGGTCCCGGCGAACTGGATAAGCTCGTAAACCTGGTCCACAACGCGGTCGTGACGAACTCGGTTGAATCGGAAGCAAGCGGCCCGGCTGACAAGCAGGTGGCGCTGATGGGCGCTAATGTGCGCCGGTCGTCGACGCTGGAAGCGGCCGAGGACAATCTTGAGCTGCTCGATCTGTCGCGCAGCATCTCATCGGAAGACGACGTGCGTCAGGCTTACGTCCGCATCACGCGTGGCTGCAACAAGTTCTGCACGTACTGCGTCGTCCCCTATACGCGTGGGCCGGAAGTCCACCGTCCGCCACAGAATATCATTGATGAAGTGAAGCGGCTGGCCGACGTGGGCGTGCGCGAGGTGACACTGCTCGGGCAGACGATCAACCACTACCACTTCAAACATGGCGATGGCCGGACGACGACGTTCGGGCAGTTGCTGTACATGATCCATGAGGCCGTGCCGCATCTGCCGCGATTGCGGTTTGTGACGAGCTTCCCGCGCGACTTCACCGATGAGGCGCTGCAGGCGATGCGCGACTGCGAGCGCATCTGCCGCTACCTGCACGTGCCGGCCCAGCACGGCAGCGACCGCGTCCTGAAGATGATGAACCGCGGTTACACCGTCGGCCAGTATCGCGAGTTCGTGGAGCGCGCCCGCGGGTTCATGCCCGACATCTGCCTTGCAAGCGATTTCATCGTGGGTTTCCCGACCGAAACCGAGGAAGAATTCGTTCAAACGGTCGACCTGCTGCGTTGGGCGCGCTTCAAGAACAGCTTTATCTTCAAGTACAGCCCGCGGCCTGGCACCATCGCGATCGACCGCTTTGCCGACGACATTCCCGACGACGTGAAGCGGCGTAGAAATACCGAGCTGCTGGCCGCCCAAGGGGAGGTGAGCGCCGCGGTGAATGCCGAGATGGTTGGCCGGACCGTGCAGGTGCTGGTGGAGGGCGAGAGCAAACTGGTGAGCAAACAGGCCGTTTATCCCAAATCGAACGTCGAGTTGGGTTGGGCGAGCCGTTCGCCGGCCCAATCGCGTCAAATGACTCAGATGGTGGGTAGAACCGGTGGCGATCAGATCGTAGTGTTCGATGCTGAACTGACGACCAAGGGTGAATTGGTCGATGTCGAGATTGTCGAAGCGAAGAACATGACTCTGTTCGGCAAACGCCTTGCCTTGGCAACCGCGCCCGTCGCAACCGGCGCCTGA